ATGGCTTGTGATCCCAGTATCGTCCGTGACTGACCAAGGTTTGATTTGAATAGCACCGAcgcctcttccttcaacATCTACCTGGTGAACAACGCTGTCTACCCTCCCGTCAACAAGGAGATCGCCACCAATGTCAAGACCTCCGACAACTCCTACACCATCAAGGACCTCTCCGGTCTCAGCGCTGGGTGAGTTTACCTCCAATTGCAACCAAGTACCCCGTGTATCATGCTAACATATCCCTCTCTTTCAACAGCTCTGGCTACCAGGTCAACCTCGAGTCTGACTCTACCCAGAACACTGGTATCCTTGCCCAGTCTCAGCAGTTCAACATGACCGGCTCTGCccagagctcctcctcctcttcttcctcttcctctgcctcctccaccgagacttcttcctcctccgccacctCCGAGAGCGCCTCCATgaccaccatgaccaccaccggcGAGTACACCTCTGGctccatgaccatgaccaccaccgGTACTTCCACCGGCACCGTCTCCGCCGGTACCGCCACTGGCACTTCCACCGGCACCAAGGCCTCCGGCTCTGCCAACGCCAGCGGCACCTCTAGCACCGCCATCCCCACTGGCAACGCCGGTGTCGCCGTCCGCCCCGCCGCTGCCTTCGGCCTCGTTGCCGGTgctctcgctctcgctcTGTAAATAGCTGAGTAACGCAAGTTTCTCGGCATATTTACGCGCGAATCGGTGGGTGATGAGGGGGAAGGATGAAGTTGTTGTGAGATGGGGGGGGACTGTTGACCCATGTATCTATGGTGTGAGTTATTCAAACCAAAGATAGCGTGGGATATGTTTTGctgggagaagagagatttACACGAAATTTTTTAATGATAGATGGACAgtgttattttttttttgctctctctctgtgtgtgtgtcgtTCGTTTCCCGGGGGGGGCACTTCACCCTCCTGTCTTCGCTTCTCCACGTTTGATACTTTATAATTCATGACGACATCCCTGGAATTTGAAGGGCTGAAACTCATGATTTCCTATAcataagaaaaaaaaactttaGAGCTTCACAGAATTTACTATGATGTGATGTTTCTAATTCGCTGTGGCAGTAATGACGTAGAGCCCTCCTTGACGAGAATCCACGTTGTTGAATGTATATTATTTGAAAACCCTACGAACTACTTGTCCAATTTGATCTGATATCTGCATCGGTCTTTTTCGAAGTGGAGCTTTGAGCTTCTATTGGATCAGGTATCGTTGATTTGGGCACGTCAAAAACCGGCTCCCAGTATCAGCTCTCGCTTGGTAGAACATACACATGCGGTTTGATGCCCGGTGACATATGTGGTGACATGGACCTTTTGATCTTTGCCTCTTAAAATTAAGATTGCCTGGACCGGTCTTGTATCTGCGAGCCGTTCAATAAGGGTTGAGCTCTGTTGTCGATGTCGACTTCACCTGCGCCTCGAGGCTATGAGATGACAATGGGGTCTCAAAAGTGTGATACGCAGAAAAGAGCTTTCGGATTCAATCAAAGCGACTGTGAACTATGTACTTTGGTGAGCTTAACCTGGTTCTCTCACATTCGGTTAAAAGGGGAGTGTCTACCTCCTACGGTACCCACGTCTATATAGACGTAGGTGGGATGGAGGGTGAATTACATAGTATCACTTACTTCGTAGAAGTTGGCCTTCTGTAGGTACCTACCTGGCACAGGGTACAAGGTACCATACTCTTTTGAGTCTTTGCGTGAGCGTAACACCCTGCTTGATGAGCCTCGTAGCCCATAGATGTAATGGATCGACTCGTCGGGGTCGACTAGTGCCGTTGGCCCATAAGATAAATGACATTATCATAATTTGACTCCATCTGTCCGTTCTTCGTGAAAGTCTAGTTAAGACGCTTTGATAtacttcttcattttgaaaatttGTTCGTTCAGACTATATGGGCCTGTCGAAGTTAGTGGTGCTTGGTGAGTGTAAATCTTCCCATCACCTTCAAAGCAGACTCTTATCATCGAAATGATGATCTGTTGTCACTGTCGTTGATGGCTCGTGTAGTGAACTCACTACTGGTGGCGCCGGGAATACTAGGGGCTTTGATCTCCAAGGCAACGATGGTCTCTTTCCGTCTCCTAGATCTGTTCCTCAACCAAGGCCCCAAAGATTTTCCGATGCTTTCCTTTCATTTGATCTCCCTTCGCAAAGACGGCTCATTTTATTTCGTGCCTGCCCGTCTTCGGAGGCCCACGATGGAAACCAAATCAAGAGGCAATAAGGGGAACAGAAAAATCGGTTACATCTGGACCAATTGTGCTCGTATGGAAAAGTAACGTGGTGGAGTGAAATGAAGGGGCTTTTAGACGCCTTCGAATCATTTAGCTTCAGTCTCTTTGCCTACATGAAAGTCAGGGCTACTTCTATGGACGGATTCCGTAATAAAGTCTGCGCTTAGAGCGCTGAAGATTGCGTGCAATCCGAAAACAAATACCAATTCTCGCGCTTCCTCGAGTCTCGCAGCCAGATCTTTGGCCCTGGCTGAATCAGATATTCAAGATTATTGATGAGTTGCCTGAaaatcattttttttttcactaCGCCTCGCTGGAAGCAATGTTGCTCATGAGACTGTCGCAAAAAATGCCTTCATTGAATAATGAGCCGTTCATAAAACTGGGCTTCTTTTCATGTCGACGACTTTCGCCTACATAGATCACGTCCTCGGAGGACTTTTCAATTCATCGTTCATCTTAATTGATTCTGGTAACAGACTCTAAGATCTAATTATCAAATTTCAACACGTCTCCGTACTTCGGCCCTCTAAGTCGGGTATGACTCAAGTAAAGTCACCTTTTCGAAACACACCGTGGCAGGGCTACTTGTTACTGAAATGAAGTAAAGGGGTAACAGGTCATGCACAGTATTTTAATGGAGTGTAttagggaaaaaaattgaaCTGGGATTAGTGAGATCTAGTCTGACCCATACTTCAGCCATTCACTGCATAGTTCGTTATAGTTCGAGTCTTTACTTCTTCTGAAAGCCAAACGGTAGAATATTGAATCAAATACACCGATACCCTAATGGTAGGCTATGTTTGATACGCGATGAAATCTGACGAATAGCATGGCCATTTTCTGTTGCGGTTACAGGCTTTGAGAACTCGTGGTCTCAAATGAAGACTCTAGATAAGAACTCAAAAGCGTCAAAATCTCTAAAAAAGCGAGGGATATTGTATGAGTCATTTGTGAGAAGGCAAGACAAACACGCAGAAAGGGGAGAtagagaaagaggaagagcgtACGATCAGGACAAGAAATCTCTACAATATCACTGATGCCTCCGCAGCAACCAGGAGAATCAATCGTGATTAGAGGCACTGATTTTGCCTACTCCCATATTTCACTGACATTATCCAGCTGCGCCATCACCATGTACCTTGTAAGGAGAGGTTGTCATGCTGGATAGGCCATCAATCAAAGTGACTGTGCGCCCGATTTACGGCTCAATTAATGCGGCTCACATCTTAGTGACCACGCTACGGTGCTCCACAATAGGTCAAAGTCCGTCGTTTCGAGACTTGCTCCTCTTGAAAAAGGATCTTTTGCCTTAACCAACACCTCGATCTTACCTTTTTGGGCCTGCAGCCTGTCCTGGACCATAGTCAGTTTCCATAGCTTACCAACCCCCACTGACTAGTAGATGGCAGCTGgtccacaaaaaaaagaatctgTCACGACGAGAGCCCACGTAGCAATTTGACActtcttcattcttccaAAACCTGGCATTCTACCACGTAGTGCAGCCATTCTCAGCACATCGATAGAGACCGGCCAGATATACTCATGAATCATGACCATGTTTCTACCAAAGCCCAATTTGGGGATTTGTTTGTACATACTTGGCCCACTTGAACCTCTTACTAGACTCGTGGCCGGCCTACCTTTCAGCTCCTTACAAACCCTTTTCTTGCAGTGTCTGCCAAGTTACCCATCACCGAGGATAACCAGGGTATTGAGACGGCCGTCGCCATTCAGGTCATCGGGTTAGTTAATGGGCACTCGTTAGTAATCCCGTTATCCCATGTTCGTGATTCTACCACAAATACAAATGGAAGCACGGCGATTTTTTCACGGTTTCTTGCGAGAGCTCAGCGGCTGTGTGTAT
The nucleotide sequence above comes from Penicillium oxalicum strain HP7-1 chromosome II, whole genome shotgun sequence. Encoded proteins:
- a CDS encoding UPF0619 GPI-anchored membrane protein, yielding MRFSALSLIPLAGLAAALQVTQPGKNDEFKTSDSITVKWSSVNTDASSFNIYLVNNAVYPPVNKEIATNVKTSDNSYTIKDLSGLSAGSGYQVNLESDSTQNTGILAQSQQFNMTGSAQSSSSSSSSSSASSTETSSSSATSESASMTTMTTTGEYTSGSMTMTTTGTSTGTVSAGTATGTSTGTKASGSANASGTSSTAIPTGNAGVAVRPAAAFGLVAGALALAL